One part of the Eucalyptus grandis isolate ANBG69807.140 chromosome 10, ASM1654582v1, whole genome shotgun sequence genome encodes these proteins:
- the LOC104423709 gene encoding uncharacterized protein At5g41620 yields the protein MRSWFLSLSPLKDVVSSLTTSKELLKVLFRVGGLEKQHKPTIALVSALGVELDRSIIQVEQLIREERSHSHQIDFLMKHFAEEKASWRRKERERICTAISQMAEEVDVEKKLRRQTERLNKKLGQELAGMKSSLSKAMKELESEKRAKEILEQVCDELARGIGEDQAQVEELKRESAKVLEEVEKEREILQLADVLREERVQTKLSEAKYRFEEKNATVEKLRAQLEAYMRSKMSKDENSPKSEKAKELEAFLNDKINLECTENELF from the coding sequence ATGAGGTCTTGGTTCTTGTCATTGAGCCCTCTAAAGGACGTCGTTAGTAGTTTAACCACGTCGAAGGAGCTTCTGAAAGTTCTTTTTCGGGTTGGTGGTCTCGAGAAGCAACATAAACCGACTATAGCCCTCGTCTCAGCCTTAGGAGTCGAGCTCGATCGTTCCATCATCCAGGTTGAGCAGTTGATCCGTGAAGAGAGGTCTCATTCTCACCAGATTGATTTCCTCATGAAGCATTTCGCAGAAGAAAAGGCGTCTTGGAGAAGAAAGGAGCGGGAACGAATCTGCACTGCCATTTCACAAATGGCAGAGGAAGTCGACgtggaaaagaaattgagaagacAAACGGAGAGACTAAACAAGAAGCTTGGCCAAGAACTGGCTGGCATGAAGTCATCTCTTTCCAAGGCGATGAAAGAGCTCGAGAGTGAGAAGAGGGCTAAGGAAATATTGGAGCAGGTCTGCGACGAGTTAGCGAGAGGGATTGGAGAGGACCAGGCGCAAGTGGAAGAATTGAAGAGAGAATCCGCCAAAGTTCTTGAAGAGGtggagaaggagagggaaatACTTCAGCTAGCGGATGTTTTGCGCGAGGAGAGAGTGCAGACGAAACTTTCAGAGGCCAAGTACCGTTTTGAAGAGAAGAATGCCACCGTTGAAAAGCTGAGGGCTCAGCTCGAGGCCTACATGAGATCCAAAATGAGTAAAGATGAGAATTCTCCGAAATCAGAGAAAGCCAAGGAGCTCGAGGCGTTCTTGAACGACAAGATCAATCTTGAATGCACTGAAAACGAATTATTctga
- the LOC104422145 gene encoding uncharacterized protein LOC104422145 isoform X1 — protein sequence MTPAQKISLSFSAIFSLSLSLSSQKNKQRTIETCVLSLPSASAGCFHRPHAEADAADAPPPPSRDVRSALSLPPPRSRASLPAKCDANGPLPPLVASVGVGIRRPRLLRLRLRARHQRVEPRRRKWRREKRRSRRRRRRSRSTRARGSGHGSSRRSRSGSPLSTAQEPPPVHPPRGHHPSHQHSPPWRRLLVEAVGDVSPYAGSAPFDQEGSCLFAYGSPLLLLVLGPLAVERMMVATDDFVEADNVEAIISRIEHKSRKIESLLKQSKLVEALKTALEGSPPNTRDKRCKVCPVFFFFFLWVFAACIGRSFRVVKSRSLQSANWIVVHRAIMAMKDLDALFSSLDPEYYNILMKYLYRGLSTGDRPTCDQCLRIHERLTERAGLGCILRSLADTTNTV from the exons ATGACTCCCGCCCAAaagatttctctctccttttctgcaattttctctctctcactttctctctcctcgcagAAGAACAAACAGAGAACGATAGAGACCTGcgttctctccctcccctccgcATCCGCTGGTTGCTTCCATCGCCCCCACGCTGAGGCCGACGCCGCCgacgctcctcctcctccctctcgcgacgttcgctctgctctctctcttccccctccgcgaagtcgtgcctctcttccagcgaaaTGCGACGCCAACGGCCCTCTGCCTCCGCTggttgcctccgtcggcgtCGGAATCCGTCGCCCCcgtctcctccgcctccgcctacgCGCCCGACACCAACGCGTCGAACCACGACggcgaaaatggaggagagagaaacgacgAAGCAGAAGACGGAGACGAAGAAGCAGAAGcacgcgcgctcggggttctggACATGGGTCGTCGCGTCGGTCGCGTTCCGGCTCGCCCTTGTCTACCGCCCAGGAACCTCCGCCTGTCCACCCGCCCCGAGGTCACCACCCCTCTCACCAGCATTCGCCGCC TTGGCGAAGGCTACTGGTTGAAGCAGTCGGTGATGTCTCTCCCTACGCAGGTTCGGCTCCGTTCGATCAGGAAGGAAGCTGCTTGTTTGCCTACGGTTCTCCTTTGCTGTTGCTCGTTCTCGGACCTCTCGCTGTCGAAAG AATGATGGTGGCAACGGACGACTTTGTGGAGGCGGACAACGTGGAGGCCATCATCTCCAGGATCGAGCACAAGTCCCGCAAGATCGAGAGCTTGCTCAAGCA GTCGAAGCTGGTGGAGGCTCTCAAGACCGCCCTCGAAGGATCGCCTCCGAACACGCGGGACAAGCGATGCAAGGTTtgccctgtttttttttttttttttttgtgggtgtTTGCTGCTTGTATCGGTAGATCTTTCCGGGTGGTGAAGTCGCGGTCTTTGCAATCGGCGAACTGGATAGTGGTGCACAGAGCGATAATGGCGATGAAGGATCTGGATGCCCTGTTCTCTTCCCTGGATCCCGAGTACTACAACATCCTCATGAA ATACTTGTACAGAGGCTTGTCTACAGGGGATCGCCCCACCTGTGACCAGTGCCTGCGGATTCACGAAAGACTCACGGAGAGGGCTGGCTTGGGGTGCATACTTCGTTCCCTAGCAGACACCACAAATACAGTATGA
- the LOC104422145 gene encoding actin-related protein 2/3 complex subunit 5A isoform X3, whose protein sequence is MMVATDDFVEADNVEAIISRIEHKSRKIESLLKQSKLVEALKTALEGSPPNTRDKRCKVCPVFFFFFLWVFAACIGRSFRVVKSRSLQSANWIVVHRAIMAMKDLDALFSSLDPEYYNILMKYLYRGLSTGDRPTCDQCLRIHERLTERAGLGCILRSLADTTNTV, encoded by the exons ATGATGGTGGCAACGGACGACTTTGTGGAGGCGGACAACGTGGAGGCCATCATCTCCAGGATCGAGCACAAGTCCCGCAAGATCGAGAGCTTGCTCAAGCA GTCGAAGCTGGTGGAGGCTCTCAAGACCGCCCTCGAAGGATCGCCTCCGAACACGCGGGACAAGCGATGCAAGGTTtgccctgtttttttttttttttttttgtgggtgtTTGCTGCTTGTATCGGTAGATCTTTCCGGGTGGTGAAGTCGCGGTCTTTGCAATCGGCGAACTGGATAGTGGTGCACAGAGCGATAATGGCGATGAAGGATCTGGATGCCCTGTTCTCTTCCCTGGATCCCGAGTACTACAACATCCTCATGAA ATACTTGTACAGAGGCTTGTCTACAGGGGATCGCCCCACCTGTGACCAGTGCCTGCGGATTCACGAAAGACTCACGGAGAGGGCTGGCTTGGGGTGCATACTTCGTTCCCTAGCAGACACCACAAATACAGTATGA
- the LOC104422145 gene encoding uncharacterized protein LOC104422145 isoform X2, translated as MTPAQKISLSFSAIFSLSLSLSSQKNKQRTIETCVLSLPSASAGCFHRPHAEADAADAPPPPSRDVRSALSLPPPRSRASLPAKCDANGPLPPLVASVGVGIRRPRLLRLRLRARHQRVEPRRRKWRREKRRSRRRRRRSRSTRARGSGHGSSRRSRSGSPLSTAQEPPPVHPPRGHHPSHQHSPPWRRLLVEAVGDVSPYAGSAPFDQEGSCLFAYGSPLLLLVLGPLAVERMMVATDDFVEADNVEAIISRIEHKSRKIESLLKQSKLVEALKTALEGSPPNTRDKRCKVCPVFFFFFLWVFAACIGRSFRVVKSRSLQSANWIVVHRAIMAMKDLDALFSSLDPEYYNILMKLIMQLWSHDQQIEHCLLILPWLTEIKGRYIY; from the exons ATGACTCCCGCCCAAaagatttctctctccttttctgcaattttctctctctcactttctctctcctcgcagAAGAACAAACAGAGAACGATAGAGACCTGcgttctctccctcccctccgcATCCGCTGGTTGCTTCCATCGCCCCCACGCTGAGGCCGACGCCGCCgacgctcctcctcctccctctcgcgacgttcgctctgctctctctcttccccctccgcgaagtcgtgcctctcttccagcgaaaTGCGACGCCAACGGCCCTCTGCCTCCGCTggttgcctccgtcggcgtCGGAATCCGTCGCCCCcgtctcctccgcctccgcctacgCGCCCGACACCAACGCGTCGAACCACGACggcgaaaatggaggagagagaaacgacgAAGCAGAAGACGGAGACGAAGAAGCAGAAGcacgcgcgctcggggttctggACATGGGTCGTCGCGTCGGTCGCGTTCCGGCTCGCCCTTGTCTACCGCCCAGGAACCTCCGCCTGTCCACCCGCCCCGAGGTCACCACCCCTCTCACCAGCATTCGCCGCC TTGGCGAAGGCTACTGGTTGAAGCAGTCGGTGATGTCTCTCCCTACGCAGGTTCGGCTCCGTTCGATCAGGAAGGAAGCTGCTTGTTTGCCTACGGTTCTCCTTTGCTGTTGCTCGTTCTCGGACCTCTCGCTGTCGAAAG AATGATGGTGGCAACGGACGACTTTGTGGAGGCGGACAACGTGGAGGCCATCATCTCCAGGATCGAGCACAAGTCCCGCAAGATCGAGAGCTTGCTCAAGCA GTCGAAGCTGGTGGAGGCTCTCAAGACCGCCCTCGAAGGATCGCCTCCGAACACGCGGGACAAGCGATGCAAGGTTtgccctgtttttttttttttttttttgtgggtgtTTGCTGCTTGTATCGGTAGATCTTTCCGGGTGGTGAAGTCGCGGTCTTTGCAATCGGCGAACTGGATAGTGGTGCACAGAGCGATAATGGCGATGAAGGATCTGGATGCCCTGTTCTCTTCCCTGGATCCCGAGTACTACAACATCCTCATGAA GCTCATCATGCAACTATGGTCTCATGACCAGCAAATTGAGCATTGTCTTCTAATTTTACCATGGTTAACTGAGATTAAAGGTAGATATATTTATTGA
- the LOC120288735 gene encoding probable cellulose synthase A catalytic subunit 1 [UDP-forming] encodes MRDSRVARSGGTSAHLFAVFQGLLKVLAGIDTNFTVTSKEADEEGDFAELYVFKWTSLRTTILIVNIIGIVAVVSYAINSGYQSWGPLFGKLFFAIWVIADLYPFLKGLLGRQNRTRTIVIVWSILLASIFSLLWVRIDPFTSASTKSAANGQCSINC; translated from the exons ATGAGGGATTCGAGGGTGGCGAGGTCAG GTGGTACATCCGCTCACCTTTTTGCTGTGTTCCAAGGGCTTCTTAAAGTGCTTGCTGGCATTGATACCAACTTCACAGTCACTTCGAAAGAAGCTGATGAGGAAGGAGACTTTGCTGAGCTTTATGTGTTCAAATGGACATCGCTTCGGACCACAATTCTTATCGTGAACATCATTGGCATTGTAGCAGTTGTGTCTTATGCGATTAACAGCGGGTATCAGTCATGGGGTCCACTATTTGGCAAGCTGTTCTTTGCCATATGGGTTATTGCTGACCTTTACCCATTCCTGAAGGGTCTGTTGGGTCGGCAGAATCGTACTCGTACGATTGTTATTGTGTGGTCTATCCTTCTTGCTTCCATATTCTCATTGCTCTGGGTACGGATTGACCCTTTCACCTCGGCCTCCACAAAATCTGCTGCAAATGGTCAATGCAGCATCAACTGCTAA